Proteins from one candidate division KSB1 bacterium genomic window:
- a CDS encoding metal ABC transporter substrate-binding protein: MYRSSFYFLVLLLLTHCSAPDHEPERPVVAVSIRPLTDFTQQIGGEYVDVFTVIPAGSNPHTFELSPALMRKIVDSELLVLNGLGLEYWADKVRENADETTVLVTTRVLHDFLETHHGHGSDDHHYNPHVWLDPVLAVQQVKQICDALSELDPEHANEYELKADSLITGISKLDTWIETQVSGWSQKRFVTFHPAWFYFARRYGLEIAGVIEKRPGAEPTPGDIREIIQQVEAIDAKAVFTEAQFPSKVAEMIANESGVSVIALDPLGATGRETYVDIMTYNVQQMARGLQ; the protein is encoded by the coding sequence ATGTATCGATCATCCTTTTATTTTCTCGTATTGCTTTTGTTGACACACTGTTCTGCTCCGGATCACGAGCCGGAAAGACCCGTAGTGGCGGTCAGCATTCGACCGCTCACTGATTTTACACAACAAATCGGCGGAGAGTATGTGGATGTGTTTACGGTCATTCCGGCCGGCTCCAATCCGCATACATTTGAACTGTCACCGGCGTTGATGCGGAAAATTGTCGATTCGGAACTGCTGGTGCTCAACGGGCTTGGCCTGGAATACTGGGCCGACAAGGTGCGGGAGAATGCGGATGAGACAACTGTTCTGGTCACGACCCGGGTACTGCACGATTTTTTGGAAACACATCACGGACATGGCTCGGACGATCATCATTATAACCCGCATGTCTGGCTCGATCCCGTTTTGGCGGTTCAACAGGTTAAACAGATTTGCGATGCCCTGAGTGAACTGGATCCTGAACATGCAAATGAATATGAACTGAAAGCAGATTCTTTGATAACCGGGATCAGCAAACTGGATACATGGATTGAGACCCAGGTCTCCGGCTGGTCGCAGAAACGTTTTGTCACGTTTCATCCGGCCTGGTTCTATTTTGCAAGACGTTATGGACTCGAAATTGCGGGGGTTATTGAAAAACGTCCCGGCGCGGAACCCACACCCGGGGATATCCGCGAGATTATTCAGCAGGTGGAGGCGATTGATGCCAAAGCTGTTTTCACGGAAGCGCAGTTTCCCAGCAAAGTTGCCGAAATGATCGCAAATGAGAGCGGTGTATCGGTGATTGCCCTTGATCCGCTGGGAGCCACCGGCCGGGAAACCTATGTGGATATCATGACATATAATGTTCAACAGATGGCGCGGGGCCTGCAATAA
- a CDS encoding metal ABC transporter ATP-binding protein, producing MKHEQPVIETKHLYVAYQDKLVLEDVTFAVNRSEFLGILGPNGSGKSTLLKAILGLIQPLSGEAFVFGKTSTRLNKERRRIGYVPQSVDINLQFPIDVWDTVMLGRSRLIGPGKRPGDPDKRAVRQALEQVELDELANQPIGHLSGGQRQRALIARALAVEPDLLILDEPTAALDINSTESFYEWLYKMQKQMKLTLLIVSHDVGVVSQYVDAVACLNRKLVTHGIPNQVLGKDTLEEMYGCEAMFFGHGDVPHLVVPRKNGSDSTDD from the coding sequence ATGAAACATGAACAGCCTGTTATCGAAACAAAGCATCTCTATGTCGCTTATCAGGACAAGCTGGTGCTGGAAGATGTCACCTTTGCGGTTAACCGGTCTGAATTTCTGGGGATTTTGGGCCCGAACGGTTCGGGCAAGTCAACCCTGCTCAAGGCGATCCTGGGATTGATCCAGCCCCTGTCCGGCGAAGCGTTTGTGTTCGGTAAAACATCCACCCGTTTGAACAAAGAGCGCCGGCGCATCGGTTATGTACCCCAGTCGGTTGATATTAATCTGCAGTTCCCGATTGATGTATGGGATACCGTGATGCTGGGGCGCAGCCGATTGATCGGCCCCGGAAAACGGCCCGGCGACCCTGACAAACGCGCTGTTCGGCAGGCGCTGGAACAGGTTGAACTGGATGAACTGGCAAATCAGCCGATCGGGCACCTCTCGGGCGGACAGCGGCAGCGGGCTCTGATTGCCCGGGCGCTGGCTGTGGAACCGGACCTTTTGATTCTGGATGAACCCACCGCGGCGCTGGATATCAATTCCACGGAAAGTTTTTACGAATGGCTGTATAAAATGCAAAAGCAAATGAAACTGACGCTTCTCATTGTGTCGCATGATGTGGGTGTGGTCTCTCAATATGTGGATGCTGTGGCCTGTCTGAATCGCAAACTGGTCACGCATGGCATCCCCAATCAGGTGCTCGGAAAAGACACGCTCGAAGAAATGTACGGCTGCGAAGCCATGTTTTTTGGTCATGGCGATGTTCCGCATCTGGTCGTGCCCAGGAAAAACGGATCGGACTCTACAGATGATTGA
- a CDS encoding metal ABC transporter permease, producing the protein MIDLLTYTFMQRALVMATVTGTLCALIGVYVVLRHMSFIGAGIAHASFGGVAIGLLIGIQPFFTSVVFCSLTAYAIGYVSEHHRIREDTAVGIFFASTMALGVLLIGFIEGYNPDLFGYIFGNVLAVTRFDVIAGVVLLLLVGGILFYYFKEFMFLSFDPAMARVIGLPVRRLNYMMLTLIALTIVISIKAVGIVLVSALIVTPAAAAHQWTQDFRRMMFLAVLFGVGSSWIGLFFSAALNLPSGATIVLTATFVFLISSVFSPQTRKLKRHRRALQQKLQQETG; encoded by the coding sequence ATGATTGATTTACTGACCTATACATTTATGCAGCGCGCTCTGGTGATGGCCACGGTCACCGGTACATTATGTGCATTGATTGGCGTTTATGTGGTGTTGCGGCACATGTCGTTTATCGGCGCCGGTATTGCACACGCGAGTTTCGGAGGGGTGGCCATTGGATTGCTCATCGGTATTCAGCCGTTTTTTACGTCGGTTGTGTTTTGTTCGCTCACCGCTTATGCCATTGGTTATGTGAGTGAGCATCACAGAATTCGCGAGGATACCGCGGTCGGTATTTTTTTCGCCTCTACCATGGCGCTGGGTGTGCTGTTGATCGGCTTTATTGAGGGTTACAATCCGGATTTGTTTGGATATATTTTCGGAAATGTACTGGCTGTCACCCGTTTTGACGTGATCGCCGGCGTGGTTCTTCTGTTGCTGGTGGGCGGCATCTTGTTTTATTATTTCAAAGAGTTTATGTTTTTGTCTTTTGATCCGGCCATGGCGCGGGTGATCGGACTGCCGGTCCGGCGCTTGAATTATATGATGCTGACACTGATCGCCCTGACCATTGTCATTTCGATCAAGGCGGTGGGTATTGTGCTTGTTTCAGCCCTGATTGTCACACCGGCAGCCGCCGCACACCAATGGACCCAGGATTTCAGACGCATGATGTTTCTGGCGGTGCTGTTCGGCGTCGGGTCCTCGTGGATTGGTCTGTTTTTTTCCGCCGCCCTGAATTTGCCTTCCGGTGCGACCATTGTTCTGACTGCAACGTTTGTGTTTCTGATCAGTTCGGTATTTTCACCGCAAACGCGTAAATTGAAAAGGCACCGCAGGGCTCTGCAGCAAAAACTGCAGCAAGAGACGGGATAA